A part of Paenibacillus donghaensis genomic DNA contains:
- a CDS encoding carbohydrate ABC transporter permease, translated as MTHSRPKTKIKRDMGVRVFDFFSIIILSLAALICVIPFIFMLSGSLSSESEVVRNGYSLLPQGFTFEAYRVVFNSLGSTIGRAYLVTMYVTAVGTVLGLLITSMSGYVLSRPDFKHRNKVAFFVYFTTLFSGGMIPTYMVVANVLNLNHSLWAIILPGLLSPFNVFLFRNFIKGIPEALMESSRIDGAGDFRIYWQITLPLTKPAIATIGLFTALAYWNNWFNYSLYLITDKDKWGLQYLLYRMLARVSDAVRDSQIVMVQQMPSETMKLATALLVTGPVLLFYPFAQRYFVSGLVVGSVKG; from the coding sequence ATGACGCATAGTCGTCCCAAGACTAAAATTAAAAGAGATATGGGAGTGCGGGTTTTTGATTTCTTCTCAATTATTATCTTATCACTCGCGGCCTTGATCTGTGTAATACCCTTTATCTTTATGCTATCCGGCTCTCTGAGCAGTGAATCGGAAGTTGTCCGCAACGGCTATTCACTTCTACCGCAGGGCTTTACTTTTGAGGCTTACAGAGTGGTGTTTAACTCTTTGGGCAGTACCATTGGCAGAGCCTATCTGGTTACTATGTATGTCACTGCTGTAGGAACAGTTCTTGGCTTGTTGATTACATCCATGAGTGGATATGTGCTTTCCCGACCAGATTTCAAACACCGGAACAAGGTTGCATTTTTTGTTTATTTCACAACATTGTTCTCTGGGGGCATGATACCTACCTATATGGTAGTGGCCAATGTCCTTAACTTAAACCATTCCTTATGGGCTATTATTCTTCCGGGTCTTCTATCTCCGTTTAATGTTTTTCTCTTTAGAAATTTTATTAAAGGTATACCAGAAGCACTTATGGAATCTTCGCGGATAGATGGGGCTGGAGACTTTCGGATTTATTGGCAGATTACACTGCCGTTGACCAAGCCGGCTATAGCAACGATAGGTCTTTTCACCGCACTGGCTTATTGGAATAACTGGTTCAACTATAGTCTCTACCTGATAACAGATAAGGACAAATGGGGCCTGCAGTACTTGCTATACCGGATGCTCGCCAGAGTTTCTGATGCTGTAAGGGATTCACAGATTGTTATGGTTCAGCAAATGCCAAGTGAGACCATGAAATTGGCTACCGCATTGCTAGTTACGGGTCCTGTATTGTTATTCTACCCGTTTGCCCAGCGGTACTTCGTAAGTGGTCTTGTTGTGGGTAGCGTGAAAGGTTAG
- a CDS encoding ABC transporter permease, with product MKGEVIALNQVSTPMPDTLKKKALKKRGAPFTDFRAHKVYYFMIIPMIIYFVLFSYLPLAGLYNAFTDYDFSKGLLSPFVGLKNFEFLFHGGMDSIIWKLTRNTILYNVAFIVLSNLCQITMAVLLKEVAMKKFVRVSQTLMFMPYFVSMVIIGSIVYNLFNYNYGVFNNIFTSLGFEKFDFYRTTWVWPIIIVVIEIWKGLGYGTVIYLASIMGIDESIYEAAYVDGASKLQRIRHITIPLLKPTIIVLLLFSIGGILRGQFDLFWNIIGNNGLLLTTTDIIDTYVYRALTVNFSINLGTAAGLYQSLFGLALVLTVNAVIRKFDNENSLF from the coding sequence TTGAAGGGAGAAGTGATTGCATTGAATCAAGTGTCCACACCTATGCCGGATACGCTAAAGAAGAAAGCGCTTAAAAAAAGAGGGGCGCCATTTACGGATTTCCGAGCACATAAAGTTTATTACTTTATGATTATTCCGATGATTATCTATTTTGTTCTGTTCAGCTATTTACCTTTGGCAGGATTGTATAATGCCTTTACAGATTACGATTTTAGCAAGGGACTGCTAAGTCCATTTGTCGGTCTCAAAAACTTTGAGTTTCTGTTCCATGGTGGAATGGATTCTATCATATGGAAGCTTACCCGAAATACGATTTTGTACAATGTAGCATTTATCGTCTTAAGCAACCTTTGCCAAATCACCATGGCTGTGTTGTTGAAAGAAGTTGCAATGAAAAAGTTCGTCAGAGTTAGTCAAACTCTCATGTTCATGCCTTATTTTGTATCTATGGTCATCATTGGTTCCATTGTGTACAATTTGTTCAATTATAATTATGGGGTATTCAATAACATCTTTACTTCTTTAGGTTTCGAAAAATTTGACTTCTATCGAACGACATGGGTATGGCCCATTATTATTGTAGTTATTGAGATATGGAAAGGTCTCGGTTACGGCACGGTAATCTATTTAGCTTCGATTATGGGGATTGACGAGAGCATCTATGAAGCCGCTTACGTTGACGGGGCTTCAAAATTACAGCGCATCCGTCATATTACAATACCACTCCTGAAGCCAACAATTATTGTTCTTCTCTTGTTCTCCATTGGCGGTATTTTGCGCGGTCAATTCGATTTATTCTGGAACATAATCGGAAACAATGGCTTGCTGCTTACAACAACAGACATCATTGATACCTATGTCTATCGTGCTCTGACTGTGAATTTCAGTATTAATCTTGGTACTGCAGCAGGTCTATATCAATCTTTGTTTGGATTAGCATTGGTACTGACCGTGAATGCTGTTATCCGTAAGTTTGACAATGAAAATTCGTTGTTTTAA